DNA from Bradyrhizobium japonicum USDA 6:
GAACCCCCGACCTTCGGTTTACAAAACCGCTGCTCTACCGCTGAGCTAAGCCGGCCACGCTTGGAAGCGGGCAGGGCCGGCATGTGCCGGGGCTGTCTGCCCGTGCGCGCCGCAATATCAGACTTGGTTAGAAAGTGCCAGAACCAGACGGTTGGGTTTCGCCGACATGAAACAGGCGGCCCGCAGGGCCGCCTGAAACCCCCTTCAACCCGATGGAAGAAGGCCTTACTGGCAGATGTGCTGGAGGCCGTCCGCTCCCTTGTACCAGGTCCCGGGCCGGCAAACGATGCCGTTGCGGGCCGCATAGGTATCCCAATTGCCGTACCAGCCCATTTCGCCGCGGCCGCCGGCATACCCACCGGAAGTGTCATAGGCGTAGGAATTGTCCCAGCTGCGGAACGGCGCTGAGGCAACGGCTGCCGCGGTGCCGACGGCGGCACCTGCAACCGCGCCCGCAGTCGCTGCGGGCCAGAAACCGTTATCCTGCCTGGTCACGTTGTTGTAGCGGTCCGGGTCGCGATAGGCTGTCCGCCTATATTGTCGCTGTTGACGGCTGGTGGCGTAAGGGCTGCCGGCGCCCGCATTGAGGCAATTGGCGCTGGGGAACATGGATTCGCAGGCGGCCGGGTTGCTGATGGAGGCCTGACCCATTGCAGGGCTCGCGAGTGCGGATACCGCGATCACGGCGGCGCCGATTAACTTGAGGCTCGTCATGGTATTTACTCCATGTGGTTGAGAGCATCGTTAAGTGCGACGCTAAGTGCGATCGTCGACAAGTCGTTCCGTGATTTCATTCGGGCGGCGTCACTTCGATGTGATCGCGCGGGGGATGTGCGGTTTGTGCCACGCAATCCAGGCTGGTCCGCGCGAAGCCGTGCATCGCGGCTTCCGCACAGCGTTAACGCTTCGCTAGCTCGCTTCGCGGCATTCGAGCACGATGCGATCCTTACGCGTTAGGCTTACCTGAAGTTGGTGAGCGGGCCTTAACTCTCTCTGCGTCGCGATCGGATAGGTTGTCGCCGGATAACCGGGGTCCCGTCATGCGCGCTCTCGCGCTCGCCGCCTTTCTGATCGGATTGCCCGCGACGGCGTTTGCCGGCGGCGGCTTCGATATCGTCGTGCCCGGCCGCCCGGGCGTGCCCATCATCATCAACAACATCGACGCGTCCTACAGCGTGGTCGAGGGTGTCTGGGGTCTCGGCAAGAACGTCCAGGTGCAGCCGACCATCTATGGCGGGCGCTACATCGCCGAGCGGCAGCCCGAGGACGTCGGCCATTATTATCCGACCATGGGCCTGCGGCCCGGCTACGGCCGGCTCGAGGTCGAGCCGCCCGCCAACCGCAAATTGCCGAAGCCTGCCGAGAGCTATTACCAGAGCTGGGGTGTGCAATCGGCGCCGCTGCCACCGCAGATGGACGTGCCCGTCAATCCGCCGCCGGTGATCTTTGCGCCTGAGATCAACGACCGTCCGCGGCGTCCTCGGTCGCGGCCGCATGCACAGGCGCCCCGAAGGCCGCCAACTTAAGACACGTCAAGAATTCAAGAAAAATCCAAAATACGAAAATCAACAGGAGAGAGTAATGCGTCAGATGATTTCGGGACTGGTTGCGGCGGGTGCCGTGATGTTCGTCGCCACCGCGCCCGCCGCGGCTTGCGGCTTCAGCGCGTGCGCACCGGTTGTGCCGGTTTACTCCGGCTGCAACACCGGTTGCGGCGGCTACGGGTACGGCTACGGCTACGGTGCCTATGAGCGTCTCGCCGAGCCGACCACGCAGTATTATTACGTCAACCAGGGCCCGACCTACACCGGCCCGGGCGCCTTCGCGCCGTATCCGACCTATCGTGAGGACGCGGTCGTTGCGCCCGCCAATTACGGCTACGGTTATGGCTATCGCGCTGCCGCCGTCGAAGCGCCGGCGGCCTATCCCTATCGCCGCCCGTACTACCGTCCGTATCGTTACGGCTATGGCCCGCGCTACGGCTATCTGCCGCGTACGCACTACGGCTATGGTCAGCGCTACCTCTACGCCCACCGCCGCGCGCCGGCGCCGTACTATTACGGCGGCCATCGCGTGCTGCGCCGCTATTACTGATCTCTGATCGGTTGAGCCGACGCGACGCCCGTCCGCATGATGCGGACGGGCGTTTTGTTTTTTGGATTCTCAGTTTGACGCGTTTTCTTGACGCGAACCGGTATCCAATTCGCTCGAAACCGCCCTACCGCTTCATCAGCCCGAGACGGCTCGCGCCGACATAGAGCGAGAGCACGGCGGCGTTGGAGACGTTGAGGCTCTTGATCTCGCCGGGCATGTCGAGCCGCGCCACGACGCTGCATGTCTCGCGGGTCAGTTGCCGCAGGCCCTTGCCTTCGGCACCAAGCACCAGCGCGAGCGGCTCGCGCAGCGTGACGTTCGAGAGGTCCTCGCTGCCTTCGCTGTCCAGCCCAACGGTCTGGAAGCCGCGTTCATTCAACGCGGTCAGCGCTCGGGCGAGGTTCTGCACGGTCACCATTGGCACCAGCTCGAGAGCACCGGAGGCGGCCTTGGCCAGCACGCCGGTTGCCTCGGGGCTGTGGCGCGCCGTGGTGACGATCGCCTTCACCGCGAAAGCCGCTGCGGAGCGCAGGATGGCGCCGACATTGTGCGGATCGGTGATCTGGTCGAGCACCAGCACCATGCCTTCCTGCGCCAGGGTCTCGATGTCGGGCGAGGGCAGGGCGTCGGCCTCGGCCAGCAGGCCCTGGTGCACGGCGTCGGGCGACAGCAGGCGGTCGATCTCCTGGGGCCGGACGATCTCGGGCGTGACGCGGGTCGCGATGTTTTCGTCCGCAAGCCGCTTTGCAGCGTTCTCGGTCAGCGTCAGCTTGCGGATCCGCCGCTGAGGGTTGGCGAGCGCCATGGTCACGGTGTGCCAGCCATAGAGGATGACCGGTCCGTCGGACTGCGAATCACGATCGCGCCAGGCTGGTCGACCGGCTGATTTTCCGGGCCTGTTGAAGGGCTTAGCCCCGCCGCGGGGGCCCCTTGGGGTGAATTTTCGATCCTTCATGGGCTCGCTTGTGTCACGGGTCCCCGAATATGGCAATTTGGGTGGCTTCGGGGGTGATTTTAGCTGTTCGCCTCGGTTGACTTTGCCCCACCGCATCGCCCATAAACGCGCCCGGTCGCGCCCCCATCCGGGCTGTCGCGGCCTTCACGTTCCATGGCCGTCTTCGGTCGCCGGCAAGGTCCGGCCCGATTGTGCTGCCGTCGAGCGGGGGAGTGTCCCGAGTGGCAAAGGGAGCTGACTGTAAATCAGCCGCCTCATGGCTTCGCAGGTTCGAGTCCTGCCTCCCCCACCAGCCTTCGCTCGCTTCGCGAGCTACGGCTGGGCAAGCCAGACCAAATCACCGTCACGCGAAGCTAGCGAAGGCTGTCACGCCGTAGCCCGAAGGGCGTAGGCGGACTGGCTCAGCGCGCAGTTCCCCCCATCATCTCCCTGGCCATCGGCACCACTTTCCGCCCGTAAAGCTCGATGCTCTTCATCAGCTTCTCGTGCGGCAAAGGCCCCGCCGAATACTTCAGCTGGAAGCGCGAAATGCCAAGCGCCTTTGCGGTCTTGGCGATCTTGCGCGCGACGGTTTCCGGCGAGCCGACATAGAGCGAGCCGTGCTCGGCCTCATTGACGAACTCGTCACGGCCCATCGGCGGCCAGCCGCGCTCCTTGCCGATCCGGTCGCGCATCGCCTTGTAGTCGGGCCACAGCTCTTCGCGCGCCTGTTGGTCCGTCTCGGCGACGTAGCCAGGGGAGTGCACTCCGATCGGCCGTGCCGGGCGGCCGAACTCCTTGAAGGCGCGGTGATAGAGATCAACGTAAGGCGCAAAGCGCGCGGGATCGCCGCCGATGATCGCAAGCATCAGGGGCAGGTCATAATGTGCGGCGCGCACCACCGATTGCGGGCTGCCGCCGACGCCGATCCAGGTCTTGAGCCGGCCGTTCTCGACCGGCGGATAGACCAGCTGCTCTTTCAGCGGCGGACGCAGCTTGCCCTCCCAGGTCACCGGCTGCTGCGACAAGAGTGCCGTGAACAGGTCGAGCTTCTCCTCGAACAGCGCCTCGTACGCGCGCAGGTCGAAGCCGAACAGCGGAAAGGATTCGGTGAAGGAGCCGCGGCCGAGGATGACCTCGGCGCGGCCGTTGGAGAGCGCATCGAGCGTGGCAAAGCGCTGGAACACGCGAATGGGGTCGTCCGAGCTCAGCACCGTCACGGCCGAGCCGAGATGGATGCGCCTCGTGCGCGACGCGATCGCGGCGAGCACGGTCTCGGGCGAGGAGATCGCGAAATCGGCGCGGTGGTGCTCGCCGAGGCCGATGAAGTCGAGGCCGAGCTCGTCGGCCAGCACGGCTTCGTCGACGACGTTGCGGATCACCTGCGCGTGCGCGAGCGTCTTGCCTGTACCGTCCTTGGTGACGTCGCCAAAGGTATCCAGTCCGAATTGAAGCGGTGAGGTCATCGATCAGGTCTCTGAGGGGGACGCGAGCGGCGCCCGCATGTGGGAAGTCGTTTGATGTGCAGCTAGGGCGCGGAGCCCGCTTCGACAATGCTGCTCCGGGAAAGGCATGGTTTCCAGTTTTTCACCGCACCGGCGGGATCAATCGGACCTGGCGAACATCTCGACCAGGGTCTCGCGCAGCCAGCGCTGCGCCGGCACGGTGTCGTTGCGCTGGTGCCAGAACAGGCTGACGATGCGCGGCGGTGCCTTGAGTGGCAGCGGCATGGCGTGCAGGAACGGGGCGTGCCGGGATTGCGAGCGCAGATCGCTCGGCAGCACGGCGATCAGGTCGGACTGGCGCACGACCTCGTAGGCGGCGCTGTAATGATTGACGGTCGCGACCAGGTTGCGCGACAGCCCGCGCGAGGCGAGGAACAGATCGTAGGATGGCAAGGTCTTGCCGGCGAGGCTCACATCCACGTGCCCCGCGTTGAGGAAGCTGCGCGTGCTCAACCGCTTCATCGCCGCGAGCGGATGGCCGCGCCGCATGAAGCAGGCGTAGTCGACGGTCCACAGCGAGCGCGAGCGAATGGCGGCCGGCTGTTGCGCCTCATTGACATAGACGCTCAGCACGCAATCGACCCTGTTGTCCTCGAGCTGATCGGCGATCTCCAAAATGGTGTTGGGCACGGTGTGGATGCGCGCCTTGGGCGCGATCTTGCCGAGATGACCGAGCAGGTTCGGCATCACCAGCGAGGCGACGTAGTCCGACATCGACAGGCTGAACTCGGTCTGCGCGCGGGCCGGATCGAACACCTGCTCGTCGAGCGCGCCACGGACGCTTTCCAGCGCCTCGCCGATCGGCTCCCACAGCACCACGGCGCGCTGGGTCGGACGAATGCCGGTGCCGGACCTGACGAACAGGGGATCGCCGAGCGCGTCGCGCAGGCGTGCGAGCGCGTTGCTGACCGCGGGCTGCGTCATCGTCAGCGCGCTCGCCGCGCGGGTGACGCTGCCTTCGGTCATCAGCGCCTCGAAGACTTTAAGGAGGTTGAGGTCGAGCGCGCGGAACGACACGGACATTCACCGTGGTGATATATTAGATCATGATTATAAATTATGACGATAATGTCACTTTGTCTATGGTTTCCCAAGGGACACGCGGAGCGCCGGGCCGCCAAGACTGAGGGGACTTCCATGTCGATGATATCGGCGCGCATCGAGCGCCTTCCGTTCGCACGCTTCCACAAGCATCTCCTGCTGATGGGCGGGCTTGGCTACATGTTCGACGCGATGGATGCGGCGGTGCTGGCCTTCATCCTGCCGGTGCTGCGCACGGCGTGGAATCTGTCGAGCGTCCAGATCGGCGTGCTCGGCAGCAGCACCTATATCGGCTTCCTGTTCGGCGCGTTGTTCGCCGGTACGCTCGGTGACCTGATCGGGCGCCGCGCGGTGATGATGTCGGCGCTGGCGCTTTACTGCGCGGCATCGATCGTGAGCGCGATGGTCGATACCTGGCCGTCCTTCTTTGCCGCCCGAATTGTCGCCGGCATGGGGACCGGCGCGGAGAGCGCGATCATCGCGCCCTATCTCGCGGAGTTCGTCGCGCGACGTTATCGCGGCAGCTTTACCGGCGCACTCGCGGGCTTCTTCTCCTTCGGCTTCGTCGCCGCAGCCTTGCTCGGCTACTTCATCGTTCCCGCCTACGAGAACGGCTGGCGCATCGTGCTGGTGATCACAGCGGTGCCGGTCGTCATGCTGCTGTGGTGGCGCCGGGCGCTGCCGGAATCGCCGCGCTGGCTCGAAAGCCGGGGACGGGAGAAGGAAGCCGAAGCCGTCCTCGACGGGATCGAGGCGGGCTTTGCGCGCGCGGGCCATGTCCTGCCGCAGCCGGTCGTCGAAGCGACGGCGCCGGCCGGAGCTACCGGAACGCTGCTCGCCAATTTCGCGGCGCTGCTCGCCGGCCGCCAGGCGCGCATCACCATCATGACCTGGATCATGTGGCTGGCGATCACCTTCAGCTATTATTCCTTCTTCGTCTGGATCCCCGGCCTGCTGGTCCAGAACGGGATGAGCATTACCAAGAGCTTCGCCTATTCGATCGCGATCTATTGTGCGCAGATCCCCGGTTATTTCAGCGCCGCGTATTTCAACGAGCGCATCGGCCGGCAGGCGACGATCGCGTCCTACATGGTGCTCGGCGGCGCCAGCGCGCTCGGGCTCGCCTTCGCGCAAAGCGACCAGCAGATCATGGCGGCGGGAATCTTCCTGTCCCTGTTCATGAACGGCACCTATGCGGGCGTCTATGCCTATACCGCCGAAGTATTCCCGACGCCGGTCAGGACCACGGGTGCCGGGCTCGCCTCCGCAATCGGTCGCATCGGCGCGATCGTCTCGCCGATCCTGGTCGGCTATCTCTATCCGAATTTCGGCTTCGCCGGCGTATTCGGGGTGACCACCACTGTGCTGCTGCTCGGGGCAGTCACCGTCGTGCTGATGGGCGTGCCGACGCGCGGCCGCTCGCTGGAAGAGATCGCGGCGGGTGAAGTTGCATGACGCGGACGAAAGTTGCCGCCGATCCCAGGCTCTGCGCCGTCGCGGCCGCGCAGGGCAGGGCGGATCAGCCGGATGCACTGTTCGCGGCACTCGACGAAGCCGTGAAGTCGGCGATCGGGCACAAGCTGTTCACGATCCTGACCTACGACGGCGACAGCGGCGAAGCTGCGCGGGTCTATTCCAATCTTCCCGGCC
Protein-coding regions in this window:
- the rlmB gene encoding 23S rRNA (guanosine(2251)-2'-O)-methyltransferase RlmB, yielding MKDRKFTPRGPRGGAKPFNRPGKSAGRPAWRDRDSQSDGPVILYGWHTVTMALANPQRRIRKLTLTENAAKRLADENIATRVTPEIVRPQEIDRLLSPDAVHQGLLAEADALPSPDIETLAQEGMVLVLDQITDPHNVGAILRSAAAFAVKAIVTTARHSPEATGVLAKAASGALELVPMVTVQNLARALTALNERGFQTVGLDSEGSEDLSNVTLREPLALVLGAEGKGLRQLTRETCSVVARLDMPGEIKSLNVSNAAVLSLYVGASRLGLMKR
- a CDS encoding LLM class flavin-dependent oxidoreductase, whose product is MTSPLQFGLDTFGDVTKDGTGKTLAHAQVIRNVVDEAVLADELGLDFIGLGEHHRADFAISSPETVLAAIASRTRRIHLGSAVTVLSSDDPIRVFQRFATLDALSNGRAEVILGRGSFTESFPLFGFDLRAYEALFEEKLDLFTALLSQQPVTWEGKLRPPLKEQLVYPPVENGRLKTWIGVGGSPQSVVRAAHYDLPLMLAIIGGDPARFAPYVDLYHRAFKEFGRPARPIGVHSPGYVAETDQQAREELWPDYKAMRDRIGKERGWPPMGRDEFVNEAEHGSLYVGSPETVARKIAKTAKALGISRFQLKYSAGPLPHEKLMKSIELYGRKVVPMAREMMGGTAR
- a CDS encoding LysR family transcriptional regulator, which encodes MSVSFRALDLNLLKVFEALMTEGSVTRAASALTMTQPAVSNALARLRDALGDPLFVRSGTGIRPTQRAVVLWEPIGEALESVRGALDEQVFDPARAQTEFSLSMSDYVASLVMPNLLGHLGKIAPKARIHTVPNTILEIADQLEDNRVDCVLSVYVNEAQQPAAIRSRSLWTVDYACFMRRGHPLAAMKRLSTRSFLNAGHVDVSLAGKTLPSYDLFLASRGLSRNLVATVNHYSAAYEVVRQSDLIAVLPSDLRSQSRHAPFLHAMPLPLKAPPRIVSLFWHQRNDTVPAQRWLRETLVEMFARSD
- a CDS encoding MFS transporter, yielding MSMISARIERLPFARFHKHLLLMGGLGYMFDAMDAAVLAFILPVLRTAWNLSSVQIGVLGSSTYIGFLFGALFAGTLGDLIGRRAVMMSALALYCAASIVSAMVDTWPSFFAARIVAGMGTGAESAIIAPYLAEFVARRYRGSFTGALAGFFSFGFVAAALLGYFIVPAYENGWRIVLVITAVPVVMLLWWRRALPESPRWLESRGREKEAEAVLDGIEAGFARAGHVLPQPVVEATAPAGATGTLLANFAALLAGRQARITIMTWIMWLAITFSYYSFFVWIPGLLVQNGMSITKSFAYSIAIYCAQIPGYFSAAYFNERIGRQATIASYMVLGGASALGLAFAQSDQQIMAAGIFLSLFMNGTYAGVYAYTAEVFPTPVRTTGAGLASAIGRIGAIVSPILVGYLYPNFGFAGVFGVTTTVLLLGAVTVVLMGVPTRGRSLEEIAAGEVA